One genomic segment of Marinitoga piezophila KA3 includes these proteins:
- the ribE gene encoding 6,7-dimethyl-8-ribityllumazine synthase: MKIFEGIFDGKDLKIAIVISRFNSFFSERLLEGALDALKRHNVKESNIDIFKTPGSFEIPFITKKLINKNYDAIIALGVVIRGETYHFEVVANEVSKGIAHLNLISDIPITFGIITSETLEQSMDRSGAKAGNKGFEAAMAALEMANLNKQLKV, encoded by the coding sequence ATGAAAATTTTTGAAGGTATTTTTGATGGAAAAGATTTAAAAATTGCTATTGTAATTTCAAGGTTTAACTCATTTTTTTCTGAAAGATTATTAGAGGGTGCTCTGGACGCATTAAAAAGGCATAATGTAAAAGAAAGCAATATAGATATTTTCAAAACTCCAGGTTCTTTTGAAATTCCATTTATTACAAAAAAACTAATAAATAAAAATTATGATGCTATTATAGCTTTAGGGGTTGTAATTAGAGGAGAAACATATCATTTCGAAGTTGTTGCCAATGAAGTTTCAAAAGGAATTGCTCATTTAAATTTAATATCAGATATACCAATTACCTTTGGAATAATAACTTCAGAAACTCTGGAACAGAGTATGGATAGATCAGGTGCAAAAGCTGGAAATAAAGGTTTTGAAGCTGCAATGGCTGCTTTAGAAATGGCAAATCTCAATAAGCAATTGAAGGTGTAA